From the Elusimicrobiota bacterium genome, the window TCAGTAAGGTATTTTTCAAAAATCTTAACCCCGTCTAACACATCGCTGTCCGGCATATCGCCATTAACTAGGATCGAACTTATAGCAGCAAGAGTTTCCTTCCGTGCTTTTGAGTCAGTTTCTTTATCCATAAACTTCACTAACGCTTCAAGCGCAATCTTTGTCTCATCACCGGTTACATGGCATAAATCTTCAACTGCCTGCCTGCGGGTAACCAGGTCTTGAGCAGTATTCAGTATCTCAATCAACTCTTTGGATTTTCCCACAAAATGATATGCTTCACTCATTTTTAGAAGTGTGAATGCGTCTTCAATTACAGGACGGAAATACTTTGTCGGCTGCCCTGCGGAATCATATACGCGTTTGACTTTGCCCATAGAAGGATGCATAAACATTTCAGGATTATCCACACCAACTACATCCAGCGTGTAAAACAACACAAACACGCATGCCAATAACAGTGATAGTTGCCAATACTTTTTCATAGATACTACTTCCTCCAAACCATACTATAAATATTTTGGTAATATAACCCTGACTATAAAAATTTCCGCTACTCCTATTATATTAGACTCAAAAACAAACCGTTTTGTTCCCAGCAATTAAAACTTTGCTGTGGTTGACACTCTATGAGTCCCGCCGGTATTCTGTAAATTAAACGGGCTGACATAACTATAATCAATCCCAAGTTTAAACCGGTCATTCAGAGGCCAGAAATAACTCGCACCAAGCGCGATCTCCTGATTGTTTCCCCCTCCGCGTAACGCAATATTCTTATTTGCTAACCAAATTTCTCCGCCTATATGAAACGTCTGGTCTTTTCCCCTGGAACTAAACTCAACACCGGGAATTATCGTTATCCCACCGGTTGTTTTGATCCCTTCAACCACTGCACCGGCACGGATTTCCATCGGTATAGGTTCAGAGATAGACAATCCCATATCCGGTCCGTTGACGTCTTTTATCACCAACCCGAGTGCAAGTTTTTTTAACTTCATCAGGAACCCGACGTCAATACTTATACTACTTTTGGTATTACCCCCGGAAAATACAGGGTCATCTGTCTGTACAAGCACGGAATTGTCGTAGGTAACCTGCATCCATTTAATATTTGCGCCAAACGCCATCTTGCGTTCAACACCTCCAAGATACCTTGCGTATGAAAATATATACTGATCTTCCTTATAAATCTGATGCGATAAATTTGTCCAGCCAAATGCAACGCTTCCGATTTTCTGCATCTTTTGTACATAACCAAAGTAGTTATAAGACTGGAGGTCAATTCCCAAACTTGAATACGGCATTGCATACATAAATGTCCCCTCACGGCCTTCCACTTGCGCGATACCCGCGGGGTTCCATACGGGCGCATTTGCGTCATCGCTTAGCGCGGTGAACACACCACCCATACCAATCGGCCGTGTACCCCAACCAACATTAAGAAACGATGCGTGGCACGTTACAACATACGTACTTACCAGCAACATCATAACCACCAGTTTTGCAATACATTTCATTTTTTACAACATCCTTCCCTTAAATTACCTTGCCACCACAATTGTACCAAAAACTTTACTTTCATTATAACTAAATTGATAAATATATACACCGTTCTCCACAGGCGAACCCGTATCATCAGTTCCATCCCACATATCCGTATCCGTAATTTCCTTTACTTTTTTACCTTTTACATTATAAATTGCTGCAATCCCTCCGGAATCACCGTTAACAACTGCATACTTTGCCGCATCGTTTAATCCCGAGAATACAGCGTAATCATTTTTGCCGTCAGCATCCGGAGTAATAATTTTTTCTCTTGGTTTAAACTCCGCAGCAGTAATTTTTGTACTTCCAACTTCAAATACAGCAAACATGCTGAAATGATTAACTTTGGCAGTAACAATTTTCTTTTCCTTATCAACAATCCCGCCGATATACCGCCACTGAAAACCGTCATACCAGAACATTCTCAGGTTATCTTCACTAACAGTTGAAGCAACGCTGTAATATGCCAAACTTACTTCTACCGGCTGAGCAAACACCTGGCCCGTAGGACCGAATTCGGATGCTACAATCGGCACAGCATTTGTTGTCACCATAAACGCATTATTCACGGCGGGAGGCACTTCACGCGAACTACCAACATTTTCTTGTTTGATAGTAAACAAAACATTATTACTCAAAACCCCGGACGGAACATACAACCTGGTTTCTCCGTCAGTATCATCCCAATCTTCTACTTTAAGAATTCCGCCGTTTGCGCCAAGAGTTTTTTGAGTTAACAGATCAATAGTAATCGTTTGGGTATCGGAAACAATCGTACCATAAAACTCTGTCTCCAAAACAAAATTGAACCTTATCTTAGACGTACCCGCGACGATATCCGTCCCGTCAATGTTTCCTACATACACCGTCCCGTCATTCGTATTTTCGGTACTAAGTTCCAGAGGATTAATATGTTTATTATCAACATGATCATCGACATAATACTCAACACTTTTTTCAAGAACGTCACCGGCATTAAAAATCCGTGCTTTCACCGCTATGGTTTTACCGGTAAGCGTTATTTTTGTGTTATACTCAATTGACGCTATATTTGGCACTGACGACGTTGAATATTTTATTACATAAAGCGTTTCAGGAGCTGACCAGTTATTCGCAACATCTTTTGTGCATATCCTGAAATAAAACGTTTTACCAACAGCAACCGCCGTGGTGGTTTGATAATATGGATTAAGCGTCTCCACTTCTTCCGGAGGTACTCCCACGGAATTTGTTCCCCAATAAATACTGTACCCATCTACCCCGCTGATAGTATCCGTCGCGCCGGACCATTCAAAGTATGGCATATTAGAAGCATTTTGCCAGATAGAATCCGGCACTTCAGTAGTTTTATTAACTCCCGTCCATGCGGTAATATCCGTTGGGTTTTGCGGTGCAATACTATCAGTAACAATCTGAACAACAAAAGTTACCGCTGTGGACCACGCACCCTGATTCCCTGCTTTATCCACTGCACGGGCACGCCAGTAGTATGTGCCATTAGCAATACCCGCAGCAAGTTTGTATTGCGACGAGGCCAACGCTTGCTGGTTTACCACTGTAGCAGCAAATGTATTTGTATTACTCACCTGTAACTGATACACAACTCCACTTGGATCAGTTACATCTGACCAGTCAAACAACGGTGCGGCATATATTGTACTGTTGCCTACAGGAGATAATAATACCGGCACTCCCGGCGGGGTGGTATCTGTTCCGGTACCAAGATTATCGTTATGCGTTAATGAATAATAATCGCATACCGCGTGGTAATACGCTTTCCCGCACTTTGCGCGTCCTATTGTAGATTTAATAATATCCGCGCATTCCGTAGGGTTACTTATAAAATACGTTTCCGCAAGCATTGCTACACACACAGGATCTCGGGTCATAGCAAAATGAAAACCTCTGCCTGTAGCGAGGCATTCTTTTACTCCGCGGGTATCATTTTTTATCTCAGCAAGCAGGGTAGCCAAAACCTTTCCTGCAAAAATCTTACTCTCCCCGGCTTGCGCATTCGAACTGCAATAAAACGTTTCTACTCCATGCGCAGTCGCACTCGCTGAATTGTTATGTACGCAGACTGATACGTTCACGTTATTACTATTAAATATTTGTACGCGGTTAGACAATGACGGCCGTACTGACCAAGTACTTGTCATCACAGCAACTCCGCCGTCATTAACCACGTAGTCACGCATTACAAGGCTTGCTGCCAACGTAAAATCGCCTTCATTACAACACCCTACAGCACCGGGGTCGGGTGTAGTACCTGAATTAATTGAGCCATGCCCTGGATCGATCCCAACTTTTTTCCCGGTTAACGAAGCGTTGACATACGATACTGTCAAACACATATTTAGCGTTAACGCCAAGATTACAATAAACCGTGCCATACTCTTTATTTTATAACCTTTTCTTTGATTAACAGATCTGATAAATAAATATTTCCGGTATTTGAATCAGAATAAATAATTTTTTTGCCATCCAGTGACCACGAAGGTTCGCATTCAACAATATTTTCTGTATTTGTTAACTTCTTAACTTCTTTTGAGTTTGTATCCGCAACATACAGGTCGGAATCCGTGATATTTACTCCATCATCCGCGGTTTTTGCAAAAATAATTAGTTTACTATCCGGCGACCATTTTGGCCAGCTGCCAGAATCTAACACCGTTTCTTTATTTGTCAATAAATCATTAACAATGATATCATCTATTCTCTGGTACACAACTCTTGTTTTATCCGGTGATAATTCAGGGTTATATCCATCAGCCAACTTTTGTTTTTTCCCAGAAGGTAACACCATCCATACTTCGTTATTATCCGTAAAAAACAATTTTTCTCCGGAAGGTATTGTTTTGGATTGAATTTTTTTACCTAAATCAACAGTCACTCCCGTCCCTGATTGCACATACGCAATATTAGTTCCCTGAGACACCCATTCCGGCGGGTAAACATCTATCTCGTATTTACTTACTTGCGTTAATTTACCGGTTGAAATCTCAGCTGTTTTTATGGTGTAGAAAGTATCACGGTTACTATTAATAATCATTGAACGGAAAAGCACAGATTTACCGTCGGGTGACCATTCATACTTATAACCTGCGGAAAGATCGTCCGTTAACTTTTGTATTCCTGTACCATCAATATTCATTGTATATAACCCGCGGTAATGCTCGTTACCAGTAACAACAATTTTTGTGTTGTCCGGTGATAGCGTTGGTGCCGTGTATCCACCGGTATTAATAACCGTTTGAGTATTAACAACACTGATATCTAGCGCCTCAACGATTGAGGTACTCAATAAAACTACAGTTGCTATTAAATATATTTTTACATTTGGTTTCATCAAAAAAATCCTGCTTTACTATTAAACTTACATTGCAACATGCTTGCCAGCATACATAATAACAAACATCCATCTGTATAATATGTTATACACTTTTTTTGTTTGTTTTACAATACTTTTTTAGTGGTTAGTTTATGCTGTCTTTGTATTCTACAAAACATTAATGTGGGAAAGTAAATATGTTTACACATTTGTGTGAATGTCTGTGCTTACCAAGAACTGCTGGTTTATCTCTATTTTGCAACAACAATTGTGCCGGTAACTATTTTTTCATTGTATAAATAACGATAAACGTAAACACCATTTTCTACAGGTGAACCTTCATCATCAGTGCCATCCCAAACTTCAGTTGAAACCATATTTCTAACCTTCTGGCCTTTGATATTGTATATTACAACAATCTCATCCGTGCTTACCGCACCCTGGGCTGATTTAACTGCCTGGCTTAACCCTGAAAAATATGCACGATCATTTTTCCCGTCATTATCTGGAGTGATAATCCGTTCTTTCGGGCGAAAAGTTTCTGCGGTATTGACCGCACCCGTATCGTTTACACTGAAAATACCGAATAAACTAAAATGGTTTACCTTAACCGATACAGTCTTGTCTTCTTTATTAACCATTCCACCGATGTAACGCCACTCAAAACCGTCATACCAAAAAACACGCAGAGTGTCTTCATTAACACCCGAAGGTATACTGTGATAAATAAACGTCAACTCTACCGGGCTGTCAAACAACTGCCCATCCGGCCCAAGGTCGTACGCAACATAAGGCGATATCTGACCTGAAGACAGGTACGGGAACCCCACTGCTTTTGGAACATCACGAGTATTTGCAACATTTTTTGCTGCAACAGAAATCGTTACCGGAATTTTCAATACATTTGCCGGGACAATAACTTTAGTATTCCCGTCTTTATCATCACCGTCACTTACACACACAATCCCGCCGCTAACCGGTACAGTTTTTTCCAGGACTGATACAACAGCTATCGAACTTGTTGATAATAACAGCTGCTGGCCTGAAGTATTCCCTAACCTAACACGGTAATCAATACTTTGTGTCCCCGGAGTTATATCCACACCTTTGATAATAGCTTCATATCTAAGGCTTATCTCCGTAGATACCAATTCCGCTTCCTTATAATGTTCCCAGTCTCCGTTGATACAGTACTCCAGTTTTTTTATGGGGAGATCAATAATATCTTTAATCACAACCCCGACTTCAAGATCTTTTAATACAGTTTCCACAGCGCTTCCCGGAGGAATAATGCTTACCGTAGGCAACGGTACGCTTGTGTACTTAAAAACAAATAACGTTGACGCGCCTGACCAGTTATACGCAATATCCTGAGTCCTCAGGCGAAGATAATATTCTAAATCAGGGACTACAGTATTCGCCGCTACATACGCGCCGGTGGAAACCGTTACAATTATTCCGGGATCCGCAGTGCTTGACGTACCGAAGTAAACACTATACCCGTTAATACCGCTTTCAGTATCCACCGCACCGGACCATTCAAAATACGGTAAGTCAGTTACCGCCTGCCATTGCCCGTTAGGGATCTCCGTACTTTTATCCACTCCACCCCATGAACGGCATTGCGTAGGATTACCCGGAGGTGTAATATCCGTGGTATCCGTTGATGGCGGCATACCAATATATGACAATGTATCCTGACTCTGCACAACACTGATTATTGTTTGTATATACCTATACCCGCTCTTCGTTGCGGATAAAACATAAGCACCTGCTGGAATTGAAGTGAAAACAAAATTCCCGGAGTTATCCGTTACAGTCTGAGAACTGATCCCGGTACCTTGTATACTCACATTAACATTTGGTATCTTTGTCCCGGTGGAAACATTACCCGTTGCAGCGTCATACACGTACCCTAATAACCTTGTGGGTATCACAGGATTAACTTTTACCGTAAAACTTACTGTATTATCCTCAGGGCCGCCTTGCCCGTTGTCACTGAACCACACAGGCGTTGTTGCATCGTATACCAGATTAACGTATTCTGTATAAGTAGTTGAAGTACTAACCACCGGTGCGCGAAGGATAAACGTGAACCTCCCCGTAGAACCTGACACTGTAGTTGCATCTACACCGGTTAAACGGCTGGAACTTATCCAATCAGCAGAATTATAGAACGCGCTCACACGGTTTTTTGTTTGTGTAGTCCCTAACCTCAGGGTAGAACCTGACCAGGTTGATGTACCATCGTTACGGTATTCAATATACCCAGTAGCAACCTCACCTGATTTCAGTGTTGACGGCACACTTTTCCCCGTATAAACAGCTTTGTATTGATAAACCACATCCGGGACTTTATGTAACCAATGATAATACTGATGTGAAGTATCCGTGAGATAAGTATAAGGTTTATTCCAGACACTAGACGAATGCGCAGCTACGCCAACCTTCGCTCCGCTTGAACTGTTGGTGCTAACCACAAGAGTTGCGTGAGTACCGTCCCACCATCCTGTAGCATCGGCATATACCAAAACATCTCCTACTGCAATATTTGCAGGGGGAGCTTTTTTTATGGCAACCCCGCCGTCTTCCCACCCGAAACTTTGCGGAAGGCAACTCATCAATCTCGACGCACCGATTTCCTCTTTTCCACAGGGATACCCTCTGCAATTACCGGCCTTAAGCACAGGATGCCCGCCGGCTAATAAGCATTGAGAAACAAAATCCGCGCAATCGCCGTTATGCGAGGTATACCCGCAATACGAACCCCAGCATGACCATGGCGAGCATGCGTCATACGCGCCAGCACAGGTATGGTTACACGTATCCCACCACTGGTTAGCGTATTTATACGCCGCAGCCGGGCTGTATACTGCGTATGAATGCGTTGCTACACAAAAAAAAGTTATGCACGTAACCACGAACTTTTTCATAGATCAATATTCAACGCCTTAAGTTTATTGTACAACGTCCTGCGGCTAACCCCCAGTTTTTCCGCTGCTTTCTGTTTATTATTATTAACTGACTTTAGTACGTCAAGAATCATCTGGCGCTCAACTTCATCCGACGCATACTTACTTGCGTTACGCAGGTTGGCATTATTCTCATCCACCCGAACATGTGTCTTCACAAAAGTGTCCAAACTCGCGGGGATACGCACGCTTATCTGTAAATGCTGAGGCGTTACTTCGCTCTCCGCCATTAACACTCCACGTTTTATAACGTTCCGGAGTTCACGTATGTTTCCGGGCCAGGTATAACTTTGCAAACTTTCAATTGCCAGCGGTGATAATGTTATGTTCTTAACAAACTCCTTATTAGCTTCATCCACAAAGTATTGCGCAAATATCGGGATATCCTCTTTCCTGTCACGTAACGGCGGGATTTTGATGACAAACTCCGTGATACGGTAATACAAATCTTCACGGAAGAAGCCTTTTTTTACAGCGTCTTCCAGTATAACATTTGTCGCAGTAACTACGCGGACATCCACATCAATTGCTTGTTTCCCCCCGAGATGCTGGATCTTGCGTTCCTGTAATACACGTAATAGCTTTGCTTGTGTCGGTAACGGCAGGTTGCCGATTTCATCAAGGAAAAGTGTCCCTCCATTTGCAAGTTCAAACTGCCCGAGTTTACGCCTGTCCGCTCCCGTAAACGCGCCTTTCTCATACCCAAAAAGTTCGCTCTCAACCAGCGTATCCGGCAACGATCCGCAGTCCACTGCAACAAACGGGCGGTCTTTCCTTGGGCTGTACTGATGTATAAGATGCGATATAACTTCTTTCCCTGTCCCGCTTTCTCCTTGAAGCACAATAGTGAGGTTGGTATTCGCCACTTCCTTTACCTGCTGAAGAACAGTTTTCATTACCATACTTTCCCCAAGCACTATCTGGCGTTGATGCTTATCCTGCACCTGCTGGCGGAGAGCTTCCATCTCGCGGTTCATTTTCTGCGCTTTCAAAGCTTTATCAATAACCATGATAAGTTCTTCATTATCAAACGGTTTATTGAGGTAGTCATATACACCGAGTTTCATTGCCTGTACCGCTGACTTAACATCGCCATGGGCGGTAAGGATTACTATTTGAATGGTATCATCATGTTTTTTTATACGTTCCGCTACCTGCATACCGGACATATCCGGTAATTTGAGGTCCTGTAATACAAGGTCAGGAATATGTTCATTCAGGCGGTCAAGCGCAGCCTGGCCGTTTGGCGCACGGAAAACATTATGCCCCTGGTCTTTTAATATCTCAAGCAGTATCAAAGCTAACGTATTATCATCTTCAACTACCATAATGTTCGCCATGTTTTTTACAACTCCTTAACTCTTCTACTTATTCCTTTTTTCATCTTCCTTTTTCAATGTTTGACGGTAAAGATTAGCGGTACGGCGTGAAATCCGTATCCCAAATTTATCAAACATTCTACGCGTAAGTTCTATGTCCGTGATACCCCACCGGCTGTCCTCCAATATTTGCCGCGCAAGTAATTGTTTGCGCTGTCGCGGGTGCGGAAAAAAATCTTTCAGCGGTACTTCATCACCCCACGGGGTATCAACACTCCGCCCGTTGATCGTACGGCAAATAATACTGGTACTTAAACCCAAATCTTCCGCGAGGTTGCGCTGCGTATATGGCTGGAGTTCATCATAATTGCGTGAAGATAAAAAATTGTGCTGTACTTCTATTATCCTTTGAATTATACGGTAAAGATTATCCTTTCTGCAGTTGATAAGTTCAAGGTTACGCACAAACTGTTTTAACCGTTTAGCTTCCTCGGGAGTTAGCACCCCAATTTTTTTTGCAGCTTCAAGCTGCGCATAGTCTATCTTATACTTCCCGCGGATATATCGTGTTGAGAAAAAACCGATATTATACTGCCCGGGTACCACGCCTTCCTCAATCGAAGCAACTTTGTTATATCTAACCTCCGGCGCTGAAGGTAAAGACGAAGGATGAAAAAATTCGGAATGAATCGAAATTTCGTCAATAACAGTACTAATTTTTTTTACTTTATCTACCTCGATACCGAGTTCGGCCGCTATTTCGTCATAGTTGAGCATGCTGTGGTTATACAAAAAGTACTTCTTAAACTTTTCAATTCCCAGTACCTGTATCAATTTAACAACTTCATCTTTTGAGGATAGTACGGTTTCGACATCTACATTTTCAGCGTCTGAACTAATTTCTTCCTTGAACTCAAAATACGCTTTTGCCATCTGTGTCCCGGGTAAACGTTCAAACGTTATCGGCGGTTTTGATTTAGTATCGGCGGGTTTAACTAATTTCTGGAAAATACTATCATTTTCGGTTGTACGTACAAGTTTGGAAAATTCATCTTCTGTAAGATCCAGCATACCGGAGAGTTCGGCTGCTAGCAACATTTTTGCCATTGGCAAAACATCAAGCCGTTGTACAAGTTTTCCATGTTGCCTGTCTATCATAACAACCTATCAAACCCCTTGTTTCTGTGAGAATATAAACCCCAAAACAGTGTAAACATTATTTTACATTTTGGAAGACAGGGTGTCAATGCGTATTTACATATTAATCAGTGTGTAAACCTATTTGCAAATACAGGGGAGAATGTTTCAATTAAACAGTATCTTTATTACATCGCCTTCTTTAACAATATAAGTCTTCCCTTCCGCGCGGATCATACCTTTCTCGCGTAAAGATTTCTCACTGCCTTCACTCATCAACTGGCTATACGCATAAACTTCAGCACGGATGAAACCTTTCGCCATATCAGTATGAATTTTACCCGCGGCATCCACTGCCTGTGTCCCTACGGGGATTAGCCACGCACGGATTTCAGTACCTACCACCGTAAAGAAAGTTACAAGCTTTAACAACTCTTTTCCTGCAGTAACCACGCGGTCAATCCCGGAGGTTTTATCAACCCCGAGTTCCGCACGAAAACTTTCTTGTTCCGCAGGATCAAGTTCCGCGAGTTCAAGTTCAAGTTTGACATTAACCGCCACTATTACGTTAGCACCTGGATATTTTTGTTTTATCTCGACTTCCAACTTTTTGGCAGTATCGTTGTCTTCCACGTTTAAGATATAGAACACAGGTTTTAGTGTCAATAAATTATGCGGCTGCATTAATGGCAACAACTCTTCCGTTGCAGTCCGCGCGGTATTCCCCGCAGCGAGCCATTCCCGTACTTTCTCAAGCCCTTCCTGTTCCTCCCGTGCCTGCGCATTACCTGCTTTTGCTAGCCCATGAATTTTTTCACGCCGGCGGTCTATGAGTTCAAGGTCGGATAGTACAAGTTCAGTGTCCACCACCGCAATTTCTTCCACCGGGCTGACCTTCCCCAGGACGTTGACTACGGACTCTGTTGCGAACCCGCGGAGTACCTGAGCTAAAGCGTCAACTTCACGGATATGCGCCAAAAACTTATTCCCCAACCCCTCTCCTTTACTTGCGCCTTTCACCAAGCCCGCGATATCGACAAACTCAATCACCGCGCTTGTGGTTTTATCGGGTTGAAACATTTGTTTTAGTGTATCAAGCCGCGGGTCAGGGACATTGATTATCCCGACATTAGGCTCAATTGTGGTGAACGGAAAATTTTCGGCGGGTACATTCGCGTGAGTAAGAACATTAAACAATGACGACTTCCCAACGTTTGGCAGGCCAATAATACCGAGTTTCATATTTTTATTTTTTTCTCCCTCAATGTTTTATTAAATAATTACCAGGTTATCACGGTGAACCGCTTCATCGTAATGCTTATAACCCAACACCTTTATTATCTCCGCTGATTTTAAGCGTTTAATCTTTTGCAGTTCCGTAGAGGTATAGTTCACCAGCCCGCGGGCAAGTTCTACCCCGTCTTCCGAGGTAATACTTACCATATCACCGATCTCAAACTCTCCCTCAACACCTGTAATCCCTGCGGGTAACAAGCTTTTGTTTGACTCGCGTACCGCACGGACTGCTCCGGGATCGAGCACAATTTTTCCCTGGGAATGCATACCAAACGCAATCCAGCGTTCCCGCGCTGACATCCCGCCGGTAGCAGCCGGGATAAACCGCGTACCTATGCGCTCACCTGCAATAATTTTTTGTAAATTCCCTGTGATAGTACCGTTTGCGATGCTAAGCGTTATCCCTGCAGTAGTAACAATCTTTGCAGCATTAATTTTTGTGCGCATCCCGCCGATACCGTACTGGCTGCTCCCGTGGTTACAGGAAAGTTTTTCTATAGTTTCGTCGATAGTGCATACTTCAGGAATAAGCTGCCCTTTTTGTTTTTGCCCGTAGTCAGTGTATAACCCGTCAACATTGGTTAGGATGATTAGATGTTCCGCATCAATTTTTGTGGCAACTATGGCGGCAAGGGTATCGTTATCCCCGAACTTGATTTCATCAACTGCGATCGTATCATTTTCATTGATGATAGGTATCACCCCGGTGTTCAACAATGTAGTCAACGTATTCCTCGCATTGAGATACCTCCCCCGGTCTTCCATATCCTGGCGGGTAAGCAGTACCTGTGCGGCAGTAATACCGTGTTTCTCAAACTCAGTGATATACACGTGCATCAACCGTGCCTGCCCAACTGCCGCAGCGGCTTGTTTTTCCATCAACGATAACTCTTTACGTTTTTTTCCTTGCGCGAATATGTCGCAACCCGCGCTGATCGCGCCGGAGGAAACAAGAATGACTTCAGTACCTTTTGACATACACACCGCAATGTCTGAGCATAATTGCCCGATTTTTGCGTTGGCAATTTTCCCTTCCGCGTCGGTAAGGATTCCCGTCCCGGCTTTTACCACGATCCGTTGTTTGTTACTCATAAAATTTCCTTAGTAGTTATTGTTACCGTCGAAATCATTATACATTCCACCGGGTTAATTTTCAAGGTTAAAGTAGGCCAATTCCCGAAATCCCCTCCCCGAATACTTATTTTTATTTACATACAGCTACTTTACCGGTTTTTACTACTTTACCATCAATCTTCAATTGGTAAATATATATGCCACTTGCAACTTCGTTATAATTATTGTTTGTCAAATCCCAGGTTATCTTATATTCTCCACCATTGTTTAAAACTTTTATTAGTTCCCCGGAAATATCATAAATGCTTATGTCACAATTCTTAACATTCATATTGTCGAATACTACCCCGTGGTATGTATCACTGTTTTTTTTTACAGGATTGGGATACACCTTAATATTATCCAGTGGTTGTGCTATAAAGGCGCCCACACTCCAGTCCGACCAC encodes:
- a CDS encoding type IX secretion system membrane protein PorP/SprF; this translates as MKCIAKLVVMMLLVSTYVVTCHASFLNVGWGTRPIGMGGVFTALSDDANAPVWNPAGIAQVEGREGTFMYAMPYSSLGIDLQSYNYFGYVQKMQKIGSVAFGWTNLSHQIYKEDQYIFSYARYLGGVERKMAFGANIKWMQVTYDNSVLVQTDDPVFSGGNTKSSISIDVGFLMKLKKLALGLVIKDVNGPDMGLSISEPIPMEIRAGAVVEGIKTTGGITIIPGVEFSSRGKDQTFHIGGEIWLANKNIALRGGGNNQEIALGASYFWPLNDRFKLGIDYSYVSPFNLQNTGGTHRVSTTAKF
- a CDS encoding N-acetylmuramoyl-L-alanine amidase, whose translation is MARFIVILALTLNMCLTVSYVNASLTGKKVGIDPGHGSINSGTTPDPGAVGCCNEGDFTLAASLVMRDYVVNDGGVAVMTSTWSVRPSLSNRVQIFNSNNVNVSVCVHNNSASATAHGVETFYCSSNAQAGESKIFAGKVLATLLAEIKNDTRGVKECLATGRGFHFAMTRDPVCVAMLAETYFISNPTECADIIKSTIGRAKCGKAYYHAVCDYYSLTHNDNLGTGTDTTPPGVPVLLSPVGNSTIYAAPLFDWSDVTDPSGVVYQLQVSNTNTFAATVVNQQALASSQYKLAAGIANGTYYWRARAVDKAGNQGAWSTAVTFVVQIVTDSIAPQNPTDITAWTGVNKTTEVPDSIWQNASNMPYFEWSGATDTISGVDGYSIYWGTNSVGVPPEEVETLNPYYQTTTAVAVGKTFYFRICTKDVANNWSAPETLYVIKYSTSSVPNIASIEYNTKITLTGKTIAVKARIFNAGDVLEKSVEYYVDDHVDNKHINPLELSTENTNDGTVYVGNIDGTDIVAGTSKIRFNFVLETEFYGTIVSDTQTITIDLLTQKTLGANGGILKVEDWDDTDGETRLYVPSGVLSNNVLFTIKQENVGSSREVPPAVNNAFMVTTNAVPIVASEFGPTGQVFAQPVEVSLAYYSVASTVSEDNLRMFWYDGFQWRYIGGIVDKEKKIVTAKVNHFSMFAVFEVGSTKITAAEFKPREKIITPDADGKNDYAVFSGLNDAAKYAVVNGDSGGIAAIYNVKGKKVKEITDTDMWDGTDDTGSPVENGVYIYQFSYNESKVFGTIVVAR
- a CDS encoding amidase domain-containing protein, with amino-acid sequence MKKFVVTCITFFCVATHSYAVYSPAAAYKYANQWWDTCNHTCAGAYDACSPWSCWGSYCGYTSHNGDCADFVSQCLLAGGHPVLKAGNCRGYPCGKEEIGASRLMSCLPQSFGWEDGGVAIKKAPPANIAVGDVLVYADATGWWDGTHATLVVSTNSSSGAKVGVAAHSSSVWNKPYTYLTDTSHQYYHWLHKVPDVVYQYKAVYTGKSVPSTLKSGEVATGYIEYRNDGTSTWSGSTLRLGTTQTKNRVSAFYNSADWISSSRLTGVDATTVSGSTGRFTFILRAPVVSTSTTYTEYVNLVYDATTPVWFSDNGQGGPEDNTVSFTVKVNPVIPTRLLGYVYDAATGNVSTGTKIPNVNVSIQGTGISSQTVTDNSGNFVFTSIPAGAYVLSATKSGYRYIQTIISVVQSQDTLSYIGMPPSTDTTDITPPGNPTQCRSWGGVDKSTEIPNGQWQAVTDLPYFEWSGAVDTESGINGYSVYFGTSSTADPGIIVTVSTGAYVAANTVVPDLEYYLRLRTQDIAYNWSGASTLFVFKYTSVPLPTVSIIPPGSAVETVLKDLEVGVVIKDIIDLPIKKLEYCINGDWEHYKEAELVSTEISLRYEAIIKGVDITPGTQSIDYRVRLGNTSGQQLLLSTSSIAVVSVLEKTVPVSGGIVCVSDGDDKDGNTKVIVPANVLKIPVTISVAAKNVANTRDVPKAVGFPYLSSGQISPYVAYDLGPDGQLFDSPVELTFIYHSIPSGVNEDTLRVFWYDGFEWRYIGGMVNKEDKTVSVKVNHFSLFGIFSVNDTGAVNTAETFRPKERIITPDNDGKNDRAYFSGLSQAVKSAQGAVSTDEIVVIYNIKGQKVRNMVSTEVWDGTDDEGSPVENGVYVYRYLYNEKIVTGTIVVAK
- a CDS encoding sigma-54 dependent transcriptional regulator; translation: MANIMVVEDDNTLALILLEILKDQGHNVFRAPNGQAALDRLNEHIPDLVLQDLKLPDMSGMQVAERIKKHDDTIQIVILTAHGDVKSAVQAMKLGVYDYLNKPFDNEELIMVIDKALKAQKMNREMEALRQQVQDKHQRQIVLGESMVMKTVLQQVKEVANTNLTIVLQGESGTGKEVISHLIHQYSPRKDRPFVAVDCGSLPDTLVESELFGYEKGAFTGADRRKLGQFELANGGTLFLDEIGNLPLPTQAKLLRVLQERKIQHLGGKQAIDVDVRVVTATNVILEDAVKKGFFREDLYYRITEFVIKIPPLRDRKEDIPIFAQYFVDEANKEFVKNITLSPLAIESLQSYTWPGNIRELRNVIKRGVLMAESEVTPQHLQISVRIPASLDTFVKTHVRVDENNANLRNASKYASDEVERQMILDVLKSVNNNKQKAAEKLGVSRRTLYNKLKALNIDL